A segment of the Ramlibacter agri genome:
GGCGTCGGCCTGGCTTTCAAGGCGGCGACCTTCCAGCATGCCGAGAGCCTGCCGGAGACCGAGCGCCCGCGCGCCTACGCGCTTGCGGCCGCCAGCTGGCAGGGCAGTGCGGCCGGCAATGCGTGCGCCGCGGCGTCCGTGCTTTCGGGCGGCTCCTTCGTGCCGACCTGCATCGCGGTCGGCGCGGCCTGGGGCTGGAAGACCTGGAGCGACAGCGAACGCGAGCGCCGCGATTCCGAACGCTGCGAGGTGTTGCGCGCCTTCGTCGGCAAGCCGAAGCTGCCTTGCGCCTTCATGCCGCGCGGAATCGAGCAGGCGGCCGCGCCGGCGCAGGCGGTGGTGGCCGCGCAGGACCTGGTCGCACCGTGATTACTTGTCCAGGGCCTTCAGTTGCGGAAACTCCACCTGGCAGCGCAGCCCGCCCGGCACGTTGCCCTGGCGGTTCGGCAGGTCCAGGCGCACGCGGAAGGTCGCACTGGCCGCATCGAAGACGCGGTCGATCACTTTCACCTCCGCCTGGTACTCGCCGCCCAGCGTCTCCGGCACCACGCGCCCCGTCATGCCGGGACGCAGCTTGCCGTAGTACATCAAGGGCAGCACCACTTCCACCCGCATCGGGTCGATGCGCGCCAGCTTCAGGATGGCCTTGCTGTCGGTGCCGTACTGGGTCAGCTCGCCGGGATTGAGCAGCCGGTCCATCACGACGCCGTCGAAGGGGCTGCGCAGGATGCGCTGGCTGACGAGATCCGCCGCGTGCCGGTAATCCAGCTTGGCCAGTTCCTGGTTCTCGCGCGCATCCTCGAGGTCGGCCTCGGCCACACGCGCTTCGGCCAGCGCGTCGTCGCGCGCCTGTGCAGCGACGAAGCTTTGCTTGACCAGCTGCTGGGCGCGATCGAGCTTGTTGGAAGCGTTCTCGGACCGCTGCGCGGCGGCCTTCAGCCGGCCCGCCATCCTCATGCGGTATTCCGACATCGCCATCGCCGAGCGCTCGACGCTGGATTCGAGTTCGACCAGCACGTCGCCCTTCCTCACGCTGTCGCCGCGCTGCACGGTGATCTTCTCGATCAGGCCGATGACGGGACTGCGCAGCTCGATCACTTCGGCCGGCTGGATCAGGCACTCGAAGGGCTTGGACCAGGCCGCGAGCGGCAAGGCCACAATCCCGAACGCAACTGCTGCACGAATCATTCGCCTCTCCCGGAAAAAGCCAAAAGCTGCTCGAGTTGCCGGTCGGTCTTCAGGTTCTGCAAGCGGATGGTGGCGCTGCGCCGCTCCGCCGCGCGCTGCGCCAGCTTGCGCAAGCCGCCGTATGCGGCGCCGGGCAGGCTGGAGCCGCCATCGCGCAGGCGCCGCAGCAGCCCGGCCGGGCCCGGCGCATAGACCGAAAAGATCTCGTCCTCCAGCGACACGATGGCCTCGCAGGTGCCCGGGTCGCCCTGGCGGCCGCAGCGGCCGAACAGCTGGCGGTCGATGCGCCGCGACTCGTGGTATTCGGTCAGGATCACGTGCAGGCCGCCTTTTTCCGCTACGCCTTCGGCCAGCCGGATGTCGGTGCCGCGCCCGGCCATGTTGGTGGCCACCGTCACTCGCCCCGGCTCGCCGGCGCGCGCGATCACCTCGGCCTCCTCCTTGTCCTGCTTGGCATTGAGCAGGGCGTGGGCGATGCCGCGGGCGGTGAGCACGGCGCTCAGTTCCTCCGAGGCCCGCACCGAGCGGGTTCCGATCAGCACCGGCCGCTGCGCGACCAGCGCGCGCTGCTCCACGCTGTCGGCGACCGCATCCCATTTCGCCGCCAGCGTGTCGTGCACGCGCACGCCCAGGTCGGCGCGGCGCGAGGGCTTGTGCAGCGGCACGCGCACAACCGCCAGCCCGTACACCGAATCGATTTCCCGCACCGCCTCGCTGGCGGTGCCGGTCATGCCGGCCAGGCGGATGTAGCGGCGGAACAGCCGCTGGTACGTGAGCCTGGCCAAGGTCTTGCGCTGCGCGGTCAGCTCGCAGCCTTCCTTGGCTTCGATCAGCTGGTGCAGGCCGTGCTCCCAGGAGCGGTCCGGCATCACGCGGCCGGTCGACTCGTCGACGATCTGCACCTTGCCTTCGCTCACCACGTAATGCTGGTCGCGGTGGAACAGCATCAGCGCCGTCAGCGCCTGTGCCACCAGTTCTTCGCGGGCCCGCACCGAGGCCCAGACGCCACCCAGGCCCTCGGCCTGTTCCGCCAGCAAGTCCTTGCCGTCGGCGGTGAGCGTGATGCTGCGCTCGGCCAGGTCCACGCTGAAGTCATCGTCCGCCGCCAGCGCCGCGGCGATGCGCAGCGCCGTGTCGTACTTCTCCTGTTCGCCGCCCGCGCCGCCGGACGAGGACAGGATCAGCGGCGTGCGCGCCTCGTCGATGAACACGCTGTCGGCCTCGTCGACGATGCAGAAGTACAGGCCGCGCAGCACCAGGCCGCCGTCGCGCGCGGGTCCGCCGCGCAGCCGGTCCAGCGCCAGGTGCAACTCGCTGCTGCGGCGCGCCAGCGCCGAGCGGTCGCGCAGGTAGTCGAAGGCGAGTTCCTTGTTGCTGCAGTAGGTGACGGACTGCGCGTAGGCGGCGCGGCGGTCCGGCTGCGCCATGCCCTGGATCACCACGCCCACGCCCAGGTCCAGGAAGCGGAACAGCGGCCCCATTTCTTCGGCGTCGCGGCTGGCCAGGTAGTCGTTGACGGTGACGACGTGCACCGGGTAGCCCGCAAGCGCCACGGTGCAGGCGGGCAGGGTGGCGGCGAAGGTTTTGCCTTCGCCCGTTTCCATTTCGACCAGGCGACCTTGCAGCAGCGCCCAGCCGCCCATCAACTGCGAAGCGTAGTGCCGCTTTCCCAGCACGCGTTGCGCCGCTTCGCGCACAAGGGCGAAACATTCGCCCACGAGTGCCGGCTCGAAGCCGTCGCGCCGCAGGCGCACGCGCATCCGGCGCGCGACCACCGCGAGTTCCTCGTCGCTGGACTCGCGCATCTCGCGTCCGTGCCGGTCCGTCAGTTCGACGATGCGCTGCAGGCGCCGCGCCGGGTCGACCAGCCGGTCGCGCAGCGGCCGCGCCGCGGACAGCAGGAAGCCCGCGGCCTGGTCGTGCAGCCCGGGTTGTGTCTCGGCGCGCTCGATGTAAGGCCGCCCGGTGGCGAGCTCGTCGTGTTCGGCCAGCAGGACGGTACTAGACGCCAAAGCGGGACAGGAACAAGAGGCGGATACCGCGATACCACTGGTAAGCCA
Coding sequences within it:
- a CDS encoding efflux RND transporter periplasmic adaptor subunit, translated to MIRAAVAFGIVALPLAAWSKPFECLIQPAEVIELRSPVIGLIEKITVQRGDSVRKGDVLVELESSVERSAMAMSEYRMRMAGRLKAAAQRSENASNKLDRAQQLVKQSFVAAQARDDALAEARVAEADLEDARENQELAKLDYRHAADLVSQRILRSPFDGVVMDRLLNPGELTQYGTDSKAILKLARIDPMRVEVVLPLMYYGKLRPGMTGRVVPETLGGEYQAEVKVIDRVFDAASATFRVRLDLPNRQGNVPGGLRCQVEFPQLKALDK
- a CDS encoding preprotein translocase subunit SecA; translation: MASSTVLLAEHDELATGRPYIERAETQPGLHDQAAGFLLSAARPLRDRLVDPARRLQRIVELTDRHGREMRESSDEELAVVARRMRVRLRRDGFEPALVGECFALVREAAQRVLGKRHYASQLMGGWALLQGRLVEMETGEGKTFAATLPACTVALAGYPVHVVTVNDYLASRDAEEMGPLFRFLDLGVGVVIQGMAQPDRRAAYAQSVTYCSNKELAFDYLRDRSALARRSSELHLALDRLRGGPARDGGLVLRGLYFCIVDEADSVFIDEARTPLILSSSGGAGGEQEKYDTALRIAAALAADDDFSVDLAERSITLTADGKDLLAEQAEGLGGVWASVRAREELVAQALTALMLFHRDQHYVVSEGKVQIVDESTGRVMPDRSWEHGLHQLIEAKEGCELTAQRKTLARLTYQRLFRRYIRLAGMTGTASEAVREIDSVYGLAVVRVPLHKPSRRADLGVRVHDTLAAKWDAVADSVEQRALVAQRPVLIGTRSVRASEELSAVLTARGIAHALLNAKQDKEEAEVIARAGEPGRVTVATNMAGRGTDIRLAEGVAEKGGLHVILTEYHESRRIDRQLFGRCGRQGDPGTCEAIVSLEDEIFSVYAPGPAGLLRRLRDGGSSLPGAAYGGLRKLAQRAAERRSATIRLQNLKTDRQLEQLLAFSGRGE